The following proteins are co-located in the Paenibacillus sp. JNUCC32 genome:
- a CDS encoding PH domain-containing protein, producing MDHRLDAMRKCHPDSVTISRITGFITDGIIMLAAAAYLIIAAILGWTLIPGWITIGLLVLGAWFTWAVPSFTYKQFGFKVSEEELELRSGWIWLSDTLVPMTRVQHVELERGPLLRKYGLAKVKVVTAATTHVIQALKLEEAEELKKQIGELAKVVDHDE from the coding sequence ATGGACCATCGGCTTGACGCCATGCGCAAGTGCCACCCGGACTCCGTCACGATCTCCCGCATAACGGGCTTCATCACGGACGGAATTATTATGCTCGCTGCAGCAGCTTATCTGATCATCGCGGCTATACTCGGATGGACCCTCATTCCCGGGTGGATCACCATCGGACTCCTGGTTCTCGGAGCCTGGTTTACTTGGGCCGTGCCCTCTTTCACTTACAAACAATTCGGCTTTAAAGTCAGCGAGGAGGAATTGGAGCTTCGCTCCGGCTGGATCTGGCTCAGCGACACCCTCGTTCCCATGACGCGGGTCCAGCATGTCGAGCTGGAACGGGGGCCGCTCCTTCGCAAATACGGCTTAGCCAAGGTCAAGGTGGTCACGGCGGCAACGACCCATGTCATTCAAGCGCTCAAGCTGGAAGAAGCAGAGGAACTAAAGAAACAGATCGGCGAGCTGGCCAAAGTGGTGGATCACGATGAATGA
- a CDS encoding family 10 glycosylhydrolase, with the protein MITKRRVYRSSKSILSMTLAFAVMLSSAVSVWGNSVETNASAGQPEAAVLEDFESVTNLFASSARGKAQLDLAGRPEPIYYGHHAAALSYDFVGSESGTSAAYLNFRDPDGSTGRSVPGSPKALGLWVYGDGGNHWLRAQLQDSSGGKHTVDFTATSGLNWKGWKYVKLNIPSTIQAPLKVNQIYVAELKDTNKNKGALYFDRLSAFYTASPVYGLDIGGLTPMGVGEAVKPQVYATYEGQSEPTLLTSGVKLTSSDESVATVTGATYDTIEALAPGTVTITAEYGDAPKAQLELHVAADAPAPHELLLSGPLHMETSVTDNMRTSVVYSVYGNQTDPVWMTEGISYTSDQPGVVSVDQAGRLTAVSEGTAAITASYRGASAHHTITVTDPVPVLQSIKLQGLTSVTVGDSFETVVSATYSWMAEPQTIEEGVTFTSSNPDVASVSDQGVVSGLKVGSARITAAFQGKTDSLYITVNEASRHPKSEMRAAWIATVDNIDWPAKGVTDPEQQKQQFIQLLDQLEDAGMNAVIMQIKPTADAFYPSQYGPWSEWLTGEQGKDPGYDPLAFLLEEVHKRNMEFHAWFNPYRISLQGDINKLVADHPARQHPEWVEEYGGKLYFNPGVPEAQQFIIDGIMEVVRNYDIDAVHFDDYFYPYPVTGVDFPDTDTFNQYKGSFTNKSDWRRNNVNTFIQNVKEAIKAEKSYVKFGISPFGIWKNKSSDPSGSETTGLESYHAIYADSKKWVEEEWIDYITPQIYWNIGYSAAAYDKLIDWWSGIVSGKNVHLYSGQAVYRIGSNADWSNPDEMPNQIQYNRNFEEVRGSMYFSSKWFKDNALGFTDRLKNDLYRYPALIPAMPWIESEAPAATKKPKADQVREGVKLSWRSTGDETYYAVYRFDGRGAGSVQDSSHLLGTLRKTTDKTQFFVDHTVAEGQTYTYVVTAVDRLHNESTASKPVTVKVKHSGKPGKPPVNPPGKPSKP; encoded by the coding sequence ATGATAACCAAAAGGCGTGTCTATCGAAGCAGTAAGTCCATTCTGTCCATGACGTTGGCATTCGCCGTGATGCTCAGCTCGGCCGTGTCTGTTTGGGGCAATTCCGTTGAAACGAACGCAAGCGCAGGACAGCCGGAAGCAGCGGTGCTGGAGGATTTCGAATCGGTAACGAATTTATTTGCGTCTTCCGCAAGGGGGAAGGCCCAGCTGGATTTGGCGGGGAGGCCGGAGCCGATTTATTACGGACATCACGCTGCAGCCTTAAGCTATGATTTTGTGGGCAGCGAATCCGGCACCTCGGCGGCTTATCTCAATTTCAGAGACCCGGATGGATCAACAGGCAGGAGCGTTCCCGGATCACCGAAGGCACTCGGCTTGTGGGTTTACGGCGACGGCGGCAACCACTGGCTCCGTGCACAGCTTCAGGATTCTTCCGGCGGCAAGCATACCGTTGATTTTACAGCCACCTCCGGTCTTAACTGGAAGGGCTGGAAATACGTCAAATTAAACATTCCCTCTACCATTCAGGCTCCTCTCAAAGTGAATCAAATCTACGTAGCCGAATTAAAAGACACGAATAAAAACAAAGGTGCCTTATACTTCGACAGGCTGTCCGCCTTCTATACGGCTTCTCCGGTATATGGGCTCGACATCGGCGGACTGACGCCTATGGGCGTCGGTGAAGCGGTCAAACCGCAAGTGTATGCAACCTATGAAGGACAGTCGGAGCCAACGTTGCTGACATCCGGCGTGAAACTGACCAGCAGCGACGAATCCGTTGCCACCGTGACAGGCGCTACATACGACACCATTGAAGCATTGGCACCGGGAACGGTGACCATCACGGCCGAGTACGGCGATGCGCCAAAAGCCCAGCTGGAGCTGCATGTGGCGGCGGATGCCCCGGCTCCCCATGAATTGCTGTTGTCCGGGCCGCTTCATATGGAGACTAGCGTTACCGACAACATGAGAACCAGCGTGGTTTACTCCGTCTACGGAAACCAGACGGATCCGGTGTGGATGACCGAAGGCATTAGCTATACAAGCGATCAGCCTGGCGTTGTATCGGTCGATCAAGCGGGTCGACTGACCGCGGTTTCCGAAGGGACGGCTGCCATTACGGCGTCGTACCGGGGAGCATCCGCCCATCATACCATTACCGTAACGGATCCGGTTCCTGTTTTGCAAAGCATTAAACTTCAGGGGCTTACGTCCGTGACGGTTGGAGATTCTTTTGAAACGGTGGTATCCGCCACGTACTCATGGATGGCTGAACCGCAGACCATAGAGGAAGGCGTTACGTTTACCAGCAGCAACCCGGACGTCGCTTCGGTTTCTGATCAAGGGGTGGTGAGCGGTTTGAAGGTAGGCTCCGCTAGAATAACAGCCGCGTTCCAAGGAAAGACCGATTCGCTCTATATCACCGTGAATGAAGCTTCCCGGCATCCGAAAAGCGAGATGCGGGCGGCATGGATCGCCACCGTCGATAATATCGACTGGCCGGCTAAAGGGGTTACCGATCCGGAGCAGCAGAAGCAGCAATTCATTCAGCTGCTCGATCAGCTGGAGGATGCCGGAATGAACGCGGTCATCATGCAGATCAAACCGACGGCGGATGCTTTTTACCCGTCCCAATACGGGCCTTGGTCCGAGTGGCTGACAGGTGAACAAGGCAAGGATCCGGGTTACGATCCGCTGGCATTCCTGCTCGAGGAAGTGCATAAGCGAAACATGGAGTTCCACGCCTGGTTCAATCCGTATCGCATCAGCCTGCAGGGAGACATCAACAAGCTGGTGGCGGATCACCCGGCCAGACAGCATCCCGAATGGGTTGAGGAATACGGCGGCAAGCTGTATTTCAATCCGGGGGTGCCGGAGGCGCAGCAGTTCATCATTGACGGCATCATGGAGGTCGTTCGGAATTACGATATCGACGCCGTGCATTTTGACGATTATTTCTACCCGTATCCCGTAACGGGCGTGGATTTCCCGGATACGGATACGTTTAATCAGTACAAGGGCTCCTTTACGAACAAGAGCGATTGGAGAAGAAATAACGTCAATACCTTCATTCAAAACGTGAAGGAAGCCATCAAGGCGGAGAAGAGCTACGTGAAATTCGGCATCAGCCCGTTTGGTATTTGGAAAAACAAATCTAGCGATCCGTCCGGCTCCGAAACGACGGGACTCGAGAGTTATCATGCGATTTACGCGGATTCGAAGAAATGGGTCGAAGAAGAGTGGATCGACTATATCACGCCGCAGATTTATTGGAACATCGGGTACTCCGCAGCGGCTTACGATAAGCTGATCGATTGGTGGAGCGGGATCGTGTCCGGCAAGAACGTTCATCTGTACAGCGGACAAGCCGTATATAGAATCGGGTCGAATGCCGACTGGTCCAACCCCGACGAAATGCCGAACCAGATCCAATACAATCGAAACTTCGAGGAAGTTCGGGGCAGCATGTATTTCAGCTCCAAATGGTTTAAGGACAACGCGCTTGGATTTACGGACAGACTGAAAAACGATTTGTACCGATACCCGGCGCTCATCCCGGCCATGCCTTGGATTGAATCGGAGGCACCGGCTGCGACCAAGAAGCCAAAGGCCGACCAAGTACGGGAAGGCGTGAAGCTCAGCTGGAGGTCGACAGGTGACGAGACGTATTATGCAGTCTACCGTTTTGATGGCAGAGGCGCTGGCAGTGTTCAGGATTCGTCGCATTTGTTGGGAACTCTCCGAAAAACAACCGATAAGACGCAATTCTTTGTGGATCATACCGTAGCGGAGGGGCAAACTTACACGTATGTTGTGACGGCTGTTGATCGTCTGCATAACGAGAGTACCGCAAGCAAACCGGTCACGGTGAAAGTGAAACATAGCGGCAAGCCTGGAAAGCCCCCGGTAAATCCACCAGGGAAACCGAGCAAGCCGTGA
- a CDS encoding antibiotic biosynthesis monooxygenase family protein yields the protein MTEYANTPKPPYYACIFVSKRTEGDRGYGAMSDKMAELASQQPGYLGVESARDEGLGITVSYWDSLEAIRLWKENAAHQVAQERGKNEWYESFGLRICKVERDSFYKL from the coding sequence ATGACGGAATACGCGAATACGCCGAAGCCGCCTTATTATGCCTGCATTTTTGTGTCCAAACGAACGGAGGGCGACCGGGGTTACGGAGCGATGTCCGATAAAATGGCGGAGCTCGCTTCGCAGCAGCCCGGTTATCTCGGGGTGGAATCCGCTCGGGACGAGGGTCTCGGGATCACGGTTTCGTATTGGGACTCCCTGGAGGCCATACGTTTATGGAAGGAGAACGCGGCTCATCAGGTAGCCCAGGAACGGGGCAAGAACGAGTGGTATGAAAGCTTTGGCTTGCGAATTTGCAAGGTGGAGCGGGACAGCTTCTATAAGCTTTAG
- a CDS encoding Gfo/Idh/MocA family protein produces MVQNPGKVKWGIMGTGWIAEQFAADLAYVDNAQFLAVGSRTASSAGEFASKYDIPRAYGSYEELVSDPDVDVVYIATPHPMHRDHALMCLQAGKSVLCEKPFTINGDELEELVAAAREHKLFLMEAMWTRFLPPIRQVREWLKDGLIGDVRLVKADFGFRSGWNPQGRLLNLELGGGALLDAGIYPVSFAAMIFGAEPEKIWSTAHIGETGVDEQFSVILSYESGKTASLNGAIRLGLTNEAYIYGTNGHIHIPSFLNATSAALHVDGEEPVVVTDDRQEKGYSFEAYEVGRCLLEGRLESDVMTLDESLAIMRLLDHIRGQWGLKYPSEG; encoded by the coding sequence ATGGTGCAGAATCCGGGCAAGGTCAAATGGGGAATTATGGGGACGGGCTGGATTGCGGAGCAGTTTGCAGCCGATTTGGCGTATGTGGACAATGCTCAGTTTCTGGCGGTCGGTTCCCGTACGGCCAGCAGTGCAGGCGAGTTTGCGTCGAAATACGATATACCGCGGGCGTATGGCAGCTACGAGGAGCTCGTGTCGGATCCTGATGTCGACGTTGTGTACATAGCGACTCCGCATCCGATGCACAGGGACCATGCGCTGATGTGTCTCCAAGCAGGCAAATCCGTTCTGTGCGAAAAGCCCTTTACGATCAACGGGGATGAGCTGGAGGAGTTAGTCGCAGCAGCACGGGAGCATAAGCTGTTCCTGATGGAGGCCATGTGGACGCGTTTCCTTCCGCCGATCCGGCAGGTGCGCGAATGGCTGAAGGACGGTCTTATCGGCGACGTCCGGCTGGTGAAGGCCGATTTCGGTTTCCGGAGCGGCTGGAATCCGCAGGGCCGTTTGCTGAATTTGGAGCTCGGCGGGGGCGCGCTGCTGGATGCGGGCATTTATCCGGTGTCGTTTGCGGCCATGATCTTTGGAGCCGAGCCCGAGAAGATTTGGAGTACGGCGCATATCGGCGAGACGGGCGTAGATGAGCAGTTCTCCGTTATTCTATCCTATGAATCAGGCAAGACAGCATCGTTAAACGGGGCGATCCGGCTGGGATTGACGAATGAAGCTTATATTTATGGCACCAACGGGCATATCCACATTCCGTCCTTCTTGAACGCGACATCCGCTGCGCTTCATGTCGATGGCGAGGAACCGGTGGTTGTGACGGATGACCGACAAGAGAAGGGTTATAGCTTCGAGGCTTACGAAGTGGGACGCTGCCTGCTGGAAGGGCGGCTCGAGAGCGATGTGATGACGCTGGACGAATCGCTTGCGATTATGAGGCTGCTGGATCATATCCGGGGGCAGTGGGGATTGAAGTATCCTTCGGAAGGTTAA
- a CDS encoding PH domain-containing protein codes for MNEPTRLHRLFILFPLVGSVKSLIPIAALVSIKFLNGKSLRDIPWYWLSAAIVILVSLLLLYGYLKWKRFVYTLEEDKILIRRGVLFREEMSIYTGRIHSMNMEQPLLQRLLGLTQVRIETPGKKEGGGGILPAVTNSEGERLQRWLREQTQTRQADREVHPAAENSGRSGQSLSSETERTSVPSPGTPEAYESVHHPSYHNRDFESVPLMDSESTAAGREKASRPIPAEEERRTLLQLSSGRLLIAALSSPNLSLALAFVGGIVSFADDLLPDRMYQSLFQSAGKLLPGSWISIAALALIVSWLLSAVLYTIKYAGFTVERFGKQISVSCGLLERKRLLFSPERVLAITVKEGVFRRWFGYAEVKVHVLTSESEKHFMLHPLLKTGDIPALLKRVTPQFSAQAISASPPPRARWMYVRWKLAFAAAVSAACIWYFDRLGLLSLLLLPLSLAWGLLSHRDSGLNVTGKQLTIRSRFIAMSTRYIRRPQIIAMEVSGTRRQLRKGLLSLQVKMIFSEINESLSGMEQQEIEAVRAWFQQKKGETIAPAGQGGPTSSIERL; via the coding sequence ATGAATGAACCGACAAGGCTGCACCGGCTGTTCATCCTGTTCCCGCTCGTAGGCAGCGTAAAATCGCTCATTCCGATCGCAGCCCTCGTATCCATCAAATTCCTTAACGGAAAATCGCTGCGCGACATCCCTTGGTATTGGCTGTCCGCCGCCATCGTCATCCTGGTCTCGCTTCTGCTCCTGTACGGGTATCTGAAGTGGAAACGCTTCGTCTATACGCTGGAAGAAGACAAAATCCTCATTCGCCGCGGCGTGCTGTTCCGGGAGGAAATGTCCATCTATACGGGCCGCATCCATTCCATGAATATGGAGCAGCCCTTGCTGCAGCGTTTATTGGGGCTTACCCAGGTCCGGATCGAAACGCCGGGCAAAAAGGAAGGCGGCGGCGGCATCCTTCCGGCCGTCACCAATAGCGAAGGCGAACGGCTGCAGCGCTGGCTGCGCGAGCAAACCCAAACCAGGCAGGCGGATCGCGAGGTTCACCCAGCTGCGGAAAACTCCGGCCGATCCGGTCAGAGCCTTTCCTCAGAGACGGAGAGAACGTCCGTTCCTTCTCCGGGGACCCCGGAGGCTTACGAATCCGTTCACCACCCGTCATATCATAACCGGGACTTTGAGAGCGTCCCGTTGATGGATTCCGAATCCACCGCCGCCGGCAGAGAAAAGGCAAGCCGTCCCATCCCGGCCGAGGAAGAACGCAGGACGCTGCTCCAGCTATCCTCGGGCCGTCTGCTCATTGCCGCTCTATCCTCGCCCAACCTGTCATTGGCTTTAGCCTTTGTGGGCGGTATCGTGTCTTTTGCCGACGACCTGCTGCCGGATCGGATGTACCAATCGCTGTTTCAATCGGCAGGGAAGCTGCTGCCCGGCAGCTGGATCAGCATCGCGGCATTGGCACTCATCGTGTCCTGGCTGCTCTCGGCCGTGCTCTACACGATCAAATATGCCGGATTTACCGTCGAGCGTTTCGGGAAACAAATCTCGGTCAGCTGCGGTCTGCTGGAGAGAAAAAGACTGCTCTTCTCCCCGGAACGCGTATTGGCCATAACCGTAAAGGAAGGCGTATTCCGGCGATGGTTCGGTTACGCCGAAGTGAAGGTTCATGTGCTTACGTCAGAGTCCGAGAAACATTTCATGCTGCATCCTCTGCTGAAGACCGGGGATATCCCGGCGCTGCTGAAGCGGGTTACGCCTCAATTCAGCGCTCAGGCCATTTCGGCTTCGCCGCCGCCCCGCGCCAGATGGATGTACGTCCGCTGGAAGCTGGCTTTTGCCGCAGCGGTCAGCGCCGCATGCATTTGGTATTTTGACAGGCTCGGTTTATTGTCGCTCCTGCTGCTTCCGCTCTCGTTGGCCTGGGGACTTCTGTCGCACCGGGATTCCGGACTGAACGTCACGGGTAAACAGCTTACGATCCGCAGCCGCTTCATAGCAATGTCCACCAGGTACATACGTCGGCCGCAGATCATTGCCATGGAGGTCAGCGGTACCCGCAGGCAGCTTAGAAAGGGGCTTCTCTCCCTTCAAGTGAAGATGATATTCAGCGAAATCAACGAGAGTTTAAGCGGAATGGAACAGCAAGAGATCGAGGCCGTACGGGCATGGTTCCAACAGAAAAAAGGCGAGACCATAGCCCCTGCAGGGCAGGGAGGTCCCACCTCGTCGATCGAACGCCTATAA
- a CDS encoding TVP38/TMEM64 family protein produces MVKKLGMALVYVAVGGLIYYKGEFILAWIRSTDSIMLIMLVAVAMALFPVIPYPVVGGVIGAALGPVIGGMVTWVGSTAASILMFMFIRYGYQEWGNRALHRYNSLGKVTTMFERNAFLTILFTRLIPFIPSIVINVYAALSKVTFVSYSLASALGKIPAMLLFSMVGDNLMSNPSHILITIGVYGVFLAVTLLVYRLTGLGRSGRTEAKRL; encoded by the coding sequence ATGGTCAAAAAATTAGGAATGGCACTTGTCTACGTTGCCGTGGGTGGTCTTATTTACTATAAAGGCGAGTTCATATTGGCATGGATTCGATCGACAGACAGCATCATGCTGATCATGCTCGTCGCTGTCGCCATGGCTTTGTTCCCGGTGATCCCTTATCCCGTTGTCGGCGGCGTAATCGGGGCGGCCCTGGGTCCGGTTATCGGCGGGATGGTTACTTGGGTCGGCTCCACAGCTGCTTCCATCCTGATGTTCATGTTCATCCGCTACGGTTATCAGGAATGGGGCAACCGGGCGCTTCACCGTTACAACAGCCTGGGAAAAGTGACCACGATGTTTGAACGGAACGCCTTTTTGACCATCCTGTTTACCCGGTTGATCCCGTTTATTCCTTCCATTGTCATCAATGTGTACGCAGCGCTCAGCAAGGTAACGTTCGTATCGTACAGCTTGGCGTCCGCATTGGGCAAAATTCCCGCCATGCTGCTGTTCTCGATGGTAGGAGACAATTTGATGTCCAATCCTTCCCATATCCTAATAACCATAGGCGTATATGGCGTATTTCTTGCCGTAACCCTTCTGGTTTACCGTTTGACGGGCTTGGGCCGTTCGGGTAGAACGGAGGCCAAACGCTTATAG